In one window of Micromonospora cathayae DNA:
- a CDS encoding TIGR01777 family oxidoreductase: MRILMAGASGFLGTRLAARLAADGHQLTRLVRRPPKDPGEVRWNPAAGQLDPAVLAGADAVVNLAGAGVGDKRWNDEYKALIRTSRTDTTGTLAVTMAGLPAGDRPQVLLNSSAIGWYGDTGDRTVTEEAPAGEGFLADVARVWEAATRPAEDAGVRVVRLRTGLPLHRDGGLLKPQLLPFRLGVGGKLGSGRQWVPWISMVDWLDAVVFLLDRPDLAGPVNLVGPNPVTNAEFTREFARALHRPAIMPIPALALKIALGGFAQEALTSTRVLPGVLNRAGFGYRHPDLPGALHAALHD, from the coding sequence ATGCGGATCCTGATGGCCGGTGCGTCCGGTTTCCTGGGTACTCGGCTGGCCGCCCGGCTCGCCGCCGACGGCCACCAGCTCACCCGGCTGGTCCGCCGGCCACCGAAGGACCCCGGCGAGGTGCGGTGGAACCCGGCCGCCGGGCAGCTCGACCCGGCGGTGCTGGCCGGGGCGGACGCGGTGGTCAACCTGGCCGGGGCCGGGGTCGGGGACAAACGCTGGAACGACGAGTACAAGGCGCTGATCCGGACCAGCCGGACGGACACCACCGGCACGCTGGCCGTCACCATGGCCGGGCTGCCCGCCGGGGACCGGCCGCAGGTGCTGCTGAACTCCTCGGCGATCGGCTGGTACGGCGACACCGGCGACCGTACGGTGACCGAGGAGGCCCCGGCCGGCGAAGGGTTCCTGGCCGACGTGGCCCGGGTGTGGGAGGCGGCGACCCGACCCGCCGAGGACGCCGGGGTACGCGTGGTCCGGCTGCGGACCGGCCTGCCGCTGCACCGCGACGGCGGGCTGCTCAAGCCGCAGCTCCTGCCGTTCCGGCTGGGTGTCGGCGGGAAGCTGGGCAGCGGCCGGCAGTGGGTGCCGTGGATCTCGATGGTGGACTGGCTGGACGCGGTGGTGTTCCTGCTCGACCGGCCCGACCTGGCCGGCCCGGTGAACCTGGTCGGTCCGAACCCGGTGACGAACGCCGAGTTCACCCGGGAGTTCGCCCGTGCCCTGCACCGCCCGGCGATCATGCCGATCCCGGCGCTGGCGTTGAAGATCGCGCTGGGTGGTTTCGCCCAGGAGGCGTTGACCAGTACCCGGGTGCTGCCGGGGGTGCTGAACCGGGCCGGTTTCGGCTACCGGCACCCCGACCTGCCGGGTGCCCTGCACGCCGCCCTGCACGATTGA
- a CDS encoding PHB depolymerase family esterase gives MRRPPSILTRLAAALAGATLAVTAAVAVAAPAQAASLTPVASFGSNPGNLGMYAYRPDGLPGNAPAVVLLHGCAQNATAYFTNSGWRKYADQWKFTLILAEQKSGNNSSSCFNWFETGDTARGQGEALSVKQMVDHARANFGTDPARVYVSGLSAGGAMTAAMLAAYPDVFAGGSIVAGVPYRCATSMVSAFSCMNPGVDKSPAAWGDLVRNAYPGYAGTRPKVAIWHGTADYTVATANATESRDQWTNVAGVSQTPTGTTTLPAGTTQETYGNDRVRVYRVSGMGHGTPVDPGSGPDQCGTAAAYFLDTICSAYRDALWFGLDGGSTTPGPTPTTGPTPTASPTPGPSPTVAPTCVTASNYAHVTAGRAYQSGGYAYAVGSNQRMGLYNVFASTTLKQTAPAHWVIGC, from the coding sequence GTGCGTCGACCCCCGTCCATCCTCACCCGGCTGGCCGCCGCGCTGGCCGGGGCCACCCTCGCCGTCACCGCGGCCGTCGCGGTCGCCGCGCCCGCGCAGGCCGCCAGCCTCACCCCCGTCGCCAGCTTCGGCTCCAACCCCGGCAACCTGGGCATGTACGCGTACCGGCCGGACGGCCTGCCCGGCAACGCCCCGGCCGTGGTGCTGCTGCACGGCTGCGCGCAGAACGCCACCGCCTACTTCACCAACTCCGGCTGGCGCAAGTACGCCGACCAGTGGAAGTTCACCCTGATCCTGGCCGAGCAGAAGTCCGGCAACAACTCCAGCTCCTGCTTCAACTGGTTCGAGACCGGCGACACCGCCCGCGGCCAGGGCGAGGCGCTGTCGGTCAAGCAGATGGTCGACCACGCCAGGGCCAACTTCGGCACCGACCCGGCCCGGGTGTACGTCAGCGGCCTCTCCGCCGGCGGCGCGATGACCGCCGCCATGCTCGCCGCGTACCCGGACGTCTTCGCCGGTGGCTCGATCGTCGCCGGTGTGCCGTACCGCTGCGCCACCAGCATGGTCAGCGCGTTCTCCTGCATGAACCCCGGCGTCGACAAGTCCCCGGCCGCCTGGGGTGACCTGGTCCGCAACGCGTACCCCGGGTACGCCGGCACCCGGCCGAAGGTGGCGATCTGGCACGGCACCGCCGACTACACGGTGGCCACGGCCAACGCCACCGAGTCCCGCGACCAGTGGACCAACGTGGCCGGCGTGTCGCAGACCCCGACCGGCACCACCACCCTGCCCGCCGGCACCACCCAGGAGACGTACGGCAACGACCGGGTCCGGGTCTACCGGGTCTCCGGCATGGGCCACGGCACCCCGGTCGACCCGGGCAGCGGCCCCGACCAGTGCGGCACGGCGGCGGCGTACTTCCTGGACACCATCTGCTCGGCGTACCGGGACGCGCTCTGGTTCGGCCTGGACGGCGGCTCCACCACCCCCGGCCCCACCCCGACCACCGGGCCCACCCCGACCGCCAGCCCGACGCCCGGACCGTCGCCGACGGTCGCCCCCACCTGCGTCACCGCCAGCAACTACGCGCACGTCACCGCCGGCCGTGCCTACCAGTCCGGCGGGTACGCCTACGCGGTCGGCTCGAACCAGCGGATGGGCCTCTACAACGTCTTCGCCAGCACCACCCTCAAGCAGACCGCCCCCGCCCACTGGGTGATCGGCTGCTGA
- a CDS encoding DUF2079 domain-containing protein has translation MPTSPSQVTAPPATTTNRRADVLMALASLALAVWVTSGLWWDPNGRAITVNSSDQALFEWLLAFGAHALTHGDNPLFTYLLNVPDGVNLAVNTSVTVYAALFAPLTYLIGPPATFAVILTLNLAATALAWYWLLSRHLVSSRLAAGVGALVIAFSPGMVSHANAHLNWTAGWLVPLLVWRLFALREPGRWLRNGVIFGVLVAVAFSIAAEGLFFTALALAVFLAVWAAHPANRAAVRAALPSFLRGVAVTAVVAGVLLAYPLWLHFAGPQRFHGTGFDPVVHSEDLAAYLAYPRRSVAGEAGLGTSLAPNPTEENSFFGVPLLLLAVFCFGFLWRRAAPTRRATLLALGVTAVVFTVLSWGPQAVVDGERTGVALPFEWIGRLPVINAALPARLALVVAPVIGLLLAYTVDRLRADPPRHGTTRLAWAVGYAVALLPLLPTPLLTIAREPVPEFITSGAWREHVSPGGVLTPVPLTVDVTPDGQRWQAYALAHRQGEFALPAGFFLGPGGPDGRGRIGPVPRTFDSLMDQAGRTGRVPIVTDGTRELVRADLAYWRVEAVVLADEVHGAKYEIDEAALLRTATELLGPPQRVRDVWLWRIPPA, from the coding sequence GTGCCGACTTCCCCGTCCCAGGTCACCGCGCCGCCGGCCACCACCACGAACCGTCGGGCCGACGTGCTGATGGCGCTGGCATCACTCGCCCTGGCGGTCTGGGTGACCAGCGGGCTGTGGTGGGACCCGAACGGACGGGCCATCACGGTCAACTCCAGCGACCAGGCGCTGTTCGAATGGCTGCTGGCCTTCGGGGCGCACGCGCTCACCCACGGCGACAACCCGCTGTTCACGTACCTGCTCAACGTCCCCGACGGGGTCAACCTCGCGGTCAACACCTCGGTCACCGTGTACGCCGCGCTGTTCGCCCCGCTGACGTACCTGATCGGGCCGCCGGCCACCTTCGCCGTGATCCTCACCCTCAACCTGGCCGCCACCGCGCTGGCCTGGTACTGGCTGCTCTCCCGGCACCTGGTCAGCTCCCGGCTGGCGGCCGGGGTCGGCGCGCTGGTGATCGCCTTCTCCCCCGGCATGGTGTCGCACGCCAACGCCCACCTGAACTGGACCGCCGGCTGGCTGGTGCCGCTGCTGGTCTGGCGGCTGTTCGCGCTGCGCGAGCCCGGACGCTGGCTGCGCAACGGGGTGATCTTCGGGGTGCTGGTGGCGGTCGCCTTCTCGATCGCCGCCGAAGGGCTGTTCTTCACCGCGCTGGCGCTGGCCGTCTTCCTCGCCGTCTGGGCCGCCCATCCGGCGAACCGGGCGGCGGTACGGGCCGCGCTGCCGTCCTTCCTGCGCGGCGTCGCGGTGACCGCCGTGGTCGCCGGGGTCCTGCTGGCGTACCCGCTGTGGCTGCACTTCGCCGGACCGCAGCGGTTCCACGGCACCGGCTTCGACCCGGTGGTGCACTCCGAGGACCTGGCCGCGTACCTGGCGTACCCGCGCCGCTCGGTGGCCGGCGAGGCGGGACTGGGCACCTCGCTGGCCCCCAACCCGACCGAGGAGAACTCCTTCTTCGGGGTACCGCTGCTGCTGCTCGCCGTGTTCTGCTTCGGCTTCCTGTGGCGGCGGGCCGCCCCGACCCGGCGGGCCACCCTCCTCGCGCTCGGGGTGACCGCCGTGGTGTTCACCGTGCTGTCCTGGGGGCCGCAGGCGGTCGTGGACGGGGAGCGGACCGGGGTCGCCCTGCCGTTCGAGTGGATCGGCCGGCTGCCGGTGATCAACGCGGCGCTGCCGGCCCGGCTGGCGCTGGTGGTCGCCCCGGTGATCGGGCTGCTGCTGGCGTACACCGTCGACCGGTTGCGCGCCGACCCGCCCCGGCACGGCACCACCCGGCTGGCCTGGGCGGTCGGGTACGCGGTGGCGCTGCTCCCGCTGCTGCCCACCCCGCTGCTGACCATCGCCCGCGAACCGGTCCCGGAGTTCATCACCTCCGGGGCGTGGCGGGAGCACGTCTCCCCCGGCGGGGTGCTGACCCCGGTCCCGCTGACCGTGGACGTCACCCCGGACGGGCAGCGCTGGCAGGCGTACGCCCTGGCCCACCGGCAGGGTGAGTTCGCCCTGCCGGCCGGGTTCTTCCTCGGGCCGGGCGGCCCGGACGGGCGGGGCCGGATCGGCCCGGTGCCGCGTACCTTCGACTCGCTGATGGACCAGGCCGGCCGGACCGGACGGGTCCCGATCGTCACCGACGGCACCCGCGAGCTGGTCCGGGCCGACCTGGCGTACTGGCGGGTGGAGGCGGTGGTCCTGGCCGACGAGGTGCACGGCGCGAAGTACGAGATCGACGAGGCCGCCCTGCTGCGGACCGCCACCGAGCTGCTCGGCCCCCCGCAGCGGGTCCGCGACGTGTGGCTGTGGCGGATCCCGCCGGCCTGA